A single Ketogulonicigenium vulgare WSH-001 DNA region contains:
- the der gene encoding ribosome biogenesis GTPase Der, whose product MSFTLAIVGRPNVGKSTLFNRLVGKKLALVDDQPGVTRDLREGQARLGDLRFTVIDSAGLEEATDDSLQGRMRRLTERAVEMADVCLFMIDARVGITPTDQVFADILRRKNANVILAANKSEGRAGEGGYLEAYSLGLGEPIRLSAEHGEGMNELLYALYPIVSEIEDLREEASVPETDVDVSDEDAEEGAFRMPTTARPLQIAVIGRPNAGKSTLINQIIGEERLLTGPEAGITRDAISLPFEWDGVPMRIFDTAGMRKRAKIQDKLEKLSVSDGLRAVRFAEVVVLLLDASIPFEQQDLRIADLAEREGRAVVVAVNKWDLEEDKQAKLAGLIEAFERLLPQLRGAPLVTVSARTGRGLDRLHGAIMKAYEMWNRRVTTGQLNRWLLGMTEAHPPPAPGGRRIKMRYATQVKTRPPAFVVMTSHPEHVPESYKRYLTNGLREAFNMPGTPIRLTLRDQSDKNPFKDKKKPGPSALRKHMDGPRKEGR is encoded by the coding sequence ATGAGTTTCACCCTAGCGATCGTCGGGCGTCCCAATGTGGGGAAATCGACACTATTCAACCGCCTTGTCGGCAAAAAGCTGGCATTGGTTGATGACCAGCCCGGCGTCACCCGCGATTTGCGCGAGGGGCAGGCGCGCCTTGGCGATCTGCGTTTTACGGTGATCGACTCGGCCGGTCTCGAGGAGGCGACCGACGACAGTCTGCAGGGCCGGATGCGCCGCCTGACCGAACGCGCGGTCGAGATGGCCGATGTCTGCCTGTTCATGATCGATGCGCGCGTGGGCATCACGCCGACCGATCAGGTCTTTGCCGATATCCTGCGCCGCAAAAACGCCAATGTCATTCTGGCCGCCAATAAATCCGAAGGCCGCGCGGGCGAGGGTGGTTATCTTGAGGCCTATTCGCTGGGCCTTGGCGAGCCGATCCGCCTTTCCGCCGAGCATGGCGAGGGCATGAACGAGCTGCTTTACGCCCTCTATCCGATTGTCTCGGAGATCGAGGATCTGCGCGAAGAGGCCTCGGTGCCCGAAACCGACGTTGACGTCTCGGATGAGGATGCCGAGGAAGGCGCCTTCCGGATGCCGACCACTGCGCGCCCGCTGCAAATCGCCGTGATCGGTCGCCCGAATGCCGGAAAATCGACGCTGATCAACCAGATCATCGGCGAAGAGCGTCTGCTGACCGGCCCCGAGGCTGGTATCACGCGCGACGCAATCTCGCTGCCGTTCGAATGGGACGGCGTCCCGATGCGGATTTTCGACACTGCCGGGATGCGTAAACGCGCCAAGATTCAGGATAAGCTGGAAAAGCTGTCGGTGTCCGACGGTCTGCGCGCCGTGCGCTTTGCTGAGGTTGTCGTGCTGCTGCTGGATGCTTCGATCCCCTTCGAACAACAGGATCTGCGCATCGCCGATCTGGCCGAACGCGAGGGCCGCGCCGTGGTCGTTGCCGTGAACAAATGGGACCTCGAGGAAGACAAACAGGCGAAACTCGCCGGTTTGATCGAGGCGTTTGAGCGTCTGCTGCCGCAGCTGCGCGGCGCGCCGTTGGTCACCGTTTCGGCCCGCACCGGGCGCGGTCTTGACCGTCTGCATGGCGCGATCATGAAGGCCTATGAGATGTGGAACCGCCGCGTCACCACCGGCCAGCTGAACCGCTGGCTGCTGGGCATGACTGAGGCGCACCCGCCGCCCGCACCGGGTGGTCGCCGGATCAAAATGCGCTATGCGACGCAGGTGAAAACCCGCCCGCCGGCCTTTGTCGTGATGACCAGCCACCCCGAACATGTGCCCGAAAGCTACAAGCGTTACCTGACCAATGGTCTGCGCGAGGCGTTCAACATGCCCGGCACGCCGATCCGTCTGACGCTGCGCGACCAATCGGACAAGAACCCGTTTAAAGACAAGAAAAAGCCAGGCCCCTCGGCGCTGCGCAAACATATGGATGGCCCCCGAAAAGAAGGCCGCTGA
- the serS gene encoding serine--tRNA ligase, whose protein sequence is MHDIRAIRENPTAFDAALGRRGISPVSSQILALDEGRRARILAAETATAEQNRASKEVGAAKAAGNEAEFERLRALVAEKKAEVARLTDEAKAEDLRLNEFLAAIPNLPYDDVPDGVDENDNVEIRRWGTPRVFDFAPVEHYQIPAVAADLDFDTGGKLSGARFVVLKGAAARLHRALAQFMIDTHVDEHGLLEVQTPVLVRPEMMYGTGQLPKFGEDSYETTNGWWLIPTAEVTLTNTVNGDLLDETALPIRMTADTQCFRSEAGSAGRDTAGMLRQHQFEKVEMVSVVAPDQSEAEHDRMTTCAQNILEKLGLPYRTMKLCAGDMGAGARRTHDLEVWLPGQTRYREISSVSTCGDYQARRMNARFRPAGGGKPEFLHTLNGSGLAVGRTLIAVLENGQQADGSVTLPAVLSHYLGGKTRITAEGKLA, encoded by the coding sequence ATGCACGATATCCGCGCTATCCGCGAAAACCCGACCGCTTTTGACGCGGCCCTTGGGCGCCGTGGGATCTCGCCTGTTTCATCGCAGATCCTGGCCCTTGATGAGGGCCGCCGCGCCCGCATTCTGGCCGCCGAGACCGCCACGGCCGAGCAAAACCGGGCCAGCAAAGAGGTTGGCGCCGCAAAAGCCGCTGGAAATGAAGCGGAATTTGAACGCCTGCGCGCGCTGGTCGCCGAGAAAAAGGCCGAAGTGGCCCGCCTGACCGACGAGGCAAAGGCCGAAGATCTGCGTCTGAATGAATTTTTGGCGGCGATCCCGAACCTGCCCTATGACGATGTGCCCGATGGCGTTGACGAGAATGACAACGTCGAAATCCGTCGCTGGGGCACGCCGCGCGTGTTTGATTTCGCGCCCGTTGAACATTACCAGATCCCCGCCGTTGCGGCCGATTTGGACTTTGACACCGGCGGCAAGCTGTCTGGCGCACGATTTGTTGTTCTAAAGGGCGCGGCGGCACGGCTGCATCGGGCGCTGGCACAGTTCATGATCGACACCCATGTCGATGAACATGGCTTGCTCGAGGTGCAAACCCCCGTGCTGGTGCGCCCTGAAATGATGTATGGCACCGGCCAATTGCCGAAATTCGGCGAGGACAGCTATGAAACCACCAATGGCTGGTGGCTGATCCCGACCGCCGAGGTGACGCTGACCAATACCGTCAACGGCGATCTGCTGGACGAGACCGCCCTGCCGATCCGCATGACCGCCGATACGCAGTGCTTCCGATCCGAGGCCGGCAGCGCCGGTCGTGATACCGCCGGGATGCTGCGCCAGCACCAGTTCGAAAAGGTCGAGATGGTCTCGGTCGTCGCCCCGGATCAATCCGAGGCGGAACATGACCGCATGACCACCTGCGCGCAGAATATTCTGGAAAAGCTGGGTCTGCCCTATCGCACGATGAAACTCTGCGCCGGTGACATGGGTGCAGGCGCGCGCCGCACGCATGACCTAGAGGTCTGGCTGCCCGGTCAGACGCGCTATCGCGAGATCTCCTCGGTCTCGACCTGTGGCGATTATCAGGCGCGCCGCATGAACGCGCGTTTCCGCCCTGCAGGCGGCGGCAAGCCCGAATTCCTGCATACGCTGAACGGATCGGGTCTTGCGGTTGGTCGCACGCTGATCGCGGTGCTGGAAAACGGCCAGCAGGCCGATGGGTCGGTGACCCTGCCCGCCGTTTTGTCGCATTACCTGGGCGGCAAGACCCGCATCACGGCCGAAGGCAAGCTGGCCTAA
- the yajC gene encoding preprotein translocase subunit YajC, which yields MQGLEAFIPMILIFVIMYLLLIRPQQKKLKQHQEMLKALRRGDQIVTQGGVIGKVAKVKEETNEVEVEIAEGVTVRVMRSTISQVLNKTEPAAK from the coding sequence ATGCAGGGTTTAGAAGCCTTTATTCCGATGATCCTGATCTTTGTGATCATGTATCTTCTGCTGATCCGTCCGCAGCAAAAGAAACTGAAGCAGCATCAGGAAATGCTGAAGGCTCTGCGCCGTGGTGATCAGATCGTGACCCAGGGTGGCGTGATCGGCAAGGTCGCTAAGGTCAAAGAAGAGACCAATGAGGTCGAAGTCGAAATCGCCGAGGGTGTCACCGTCCGCGTCATGCGCTCGACCATCTCGCAAGTGCTGAACAAGACCGAGCCGGCGGCGAAATAA
- the secD gene encoding protein translocase subunit SecD has protein sequence MHIPLWRRILTWVVVAAGVLAAVPNAFYATVEQSNDAKSQIESGVSDDALRAQAAGWPAWLPSSIVSLGLDLRGGAHLLAEVQLSQVYAERVDAMWPQVRDLLAAQRDTLGFVQRIEGGDPSALRVRISNADQAGRAVDLIRTLAQPVQTLTGIGATDLDVRADNGVISITLSEAERAATDERAMRQSLEIIRRRIDEVGTREPTIIRQGEDRILVQVPGVGSAQEVKDLIGATARLTFQHVVSSTNDPNAQVTPDQEVLPALDQPGVYYILDRQEIVSGEQLVDSQPSFDQTGRPVVTFRFNPTGARAFGEHTAQYTGSLFAIVLDGEVISAPQIREPILGGSGSISGTFNIEQTTNLAVLLRAGALPADLVFLEERTIGPELGQDSIDAGVRASIIAGLLVMGYMVLSYGLFFGMIANIALILNVTMMLGLLSIIGATLTLPGIAGIVLTMGVAVDANVLIFERMREEIRRGKAPWRCFELGYDKAMSAIIDSNITSIMIAIILYVIGSGAVRGFAVTLGLGVATSMFTAVFVTRLILLHWFEMRKPKKLEL, from the coding sequence ATGCATATCCCTTTATGGCGCCGCATCCTGACTTGGGTGGTGGTGGCCGCAGGCGTCTTGGCTGCTGTGCCCAACGCGTTCTACGCAACGGTCGAGCAGTCGAATGACGCCAAAAGCCAAATAGAATCAGGCGTATCAGATGATGCGCTGCGCGCGCAGGCCGCAGGATGGCCGGCATGGCTGCCCAGCAGCATTGTCAGCCTTGGGCTGGACCTGCGCGGCGGGGCCCATTTGTTGGCCGAGGTTCAACTGTCACAGGTTTATGCTGAGCGGGTCGACGCGATGTGGCCGCAGGTCCGCGACCTGCTGGCCGCACAGCGCGACACGTTGGGCTTTGTGCAGCGGATCGAAGGGGGTGACCCTTCGGCGCTGCGCGTGCGCATCTCGAACGCCGATCAGGCGGGGCGCGCGGTTGATCTGATCCGCACCTTGGCGCAGCCCGTGCAGACATTGACCGGCATTGGCGCGACCGATCTGGATGTACGCGCCGATAACGGCGTCATCAGCATCACCCTGTCCGAGGCCGAGCGCGCCGCCACCGACGAGCGCGCCATGCGCCAGTCGCTGGAAATCATCCGTCGCCGCATCGACGAGGTCGGCACGCGTGAGCCGACCATCATCCGTCAGGGCGAGGACCGTATTCTGGTGCAGGTGCCGGGCGTGGGTTCGGCGCAAGAGGTCAAGGATCTGATCGGTGCCACCGCGCGCCTGACGTTCCAACATGTCGTCAGCTCGACCAATGACCCAAATGCGCAAGTAACCCCCGATCAAGAGGTTCTGCCCGCGCTCGATCAGCCGGGCGTCTATTACATTCTGGATCGCCAAGAGATCGTCTCGGGCGAGCAACTGGTTGATTCGCAGCCGTCTTTTGACCAGACCGGTCGTCCGGTTGTGACATTCCGCTTTAACCCCACCGGCGCGCGCGCCTTTGGCGAGCATACGGCGCAATATACCGGATCTTTGTTTGCCATCGTGCTGGACGGCGAGGTGATTTCCGCGCCGCAAATCCGCGAGCCGATCCTTGGCGGCTCGGGCAGCATTTCGGGCACGTTCAATATCGAACAGACGACCAACCTTGCGGTGCTGCTGCGCGCAGGTGCGCTGCCCGCCGATCTCGTCTTCCTCGAGGAACGCACCATCGGGCCAGAGCTCGGCCAAGACAGTATCGACGCAGGCGTGCGCGCCTCGATCATCGCGGGCCTGCTGGTCATGGGCTATATGGTCCTGTCCTATGGCCTGTTCTTTGGTATGATCGCGAATATCGCGCTGATCCTGAACGTGACGATGATGCTGGGGCTGCTGTCGATCATCGGGGCGACGCTGACATTGCCCGGCATTGCGGGTATCGTGCTGACAATGGGCGTGGCGGTCGATGCGAACGTGCTGATCTTCGAGCGGATGCGCGAGGAAATCAGGCGTGGCAAAGCGCCGTGGCGGTGTTTCGAGCTGGGCTATGACAAGGCGATGTCGGCGATTATCGACTCGAACATCACCTCGATCATGATCGCGATCATTTTGTACGTCATCGGCTCGGGCGCGGTGCGCGGCTTTGCGGTGACGCTGGGCCTTGGGGTTGCGACCTCGATGTTTACGGCCGTGTTCGTCACCCGTCTGATCCTGCTGCATTGGTTCGAGATGCGCAAACCGAAGAAGTTGGAGCTGTAA
- the secF gene encoding protein translocase subunit SecF, producing MAFRLKLVPDKTSVNFFKWGGIPTHATFALALASLIAVMTIGLNYGIDFLGGTTIRAESSENVAVSEYRSALDQIELGDVTITEVFDPGFRADQFVKQVRIQAANETEVSNALIGQVEAALQVVDPQVVFTAVETVGPKVSGELIQTAVLAVAASLLGIMAYVWLRFEWQFGFGAVVGLFTDAMITVGLFSVFQVRFDLTIVAAVLTIVGFSINDKVVVFDRVREILRRDSTTPLPELMVVALNETLSRTVMTTVTTILALVALYIWGGDVIRGFAFAMLFGSVIAVYSTIFVSAQVVLWLGVKRDWEKKTDTGPSGTQFTTSAE from the coding sequence ATGGCCTTTCGTCTGAAACTTGTGCCGGATAAAACATCCGTCAACTTCTTTAAATGGGGCGGTATCCCGACCCATGCGACCTTTGCGCTGGCGCTGGCCTCGCTGATTGCGGTGATGACCATCGGTCTGAACTATGGCATCGACTTTCTGGGCGGCACGACCATCCGCGCGGAATCGAGCGAGAATGTCGCCGTGTCGGAGTATCGCAGCGCGCTTGATCAGATCGAGCTGGGCGATGTCACGATTACCGAGGTTTTTGACCCGGGTTTTCGTGCCGACCAATTCGTCAAGCAAGTCCGCATTCAGGCCGCCAACGAGACCGAAGTCTCGAACGCGCTGATCGGTCAGGTCGAGGCCGCTTTGCAGGTCGTTGACCCGCAGGTCGTCTTTACCGCGGTTGAAACCGTTGGTCCCAAAGTCTCGGGCGAGCTGATCCAGACCGCCGTTCTGGCGGTTGCGGCCTCGCTTTTGGGGATCATGGCCTATGTCTGGCTGCGCTTTGAATGGCAGTTCGGCTTTGGCGCTGTGGTGGGTCTGTTCACCGATGCAATGATCACGGTGGGGTTGTTCTCGGTGTTTCAGGTGCGGTTCGATCTGACCATCGTGGCGGCAGTTCTGACCATTGTCGGCTTTTCGATCAACGATAAGGTTGTGGTGTTCGACCGTGTGCGGGAAATCCTGCGCCGCGATAGCACCACTCCCTTGCCCGAGCTGATGGTCGTCGCGCTGAACGAAACCCTCAGCCGCACCGTCATGACAACGGTCACGACGATCCTTGCGCTGGTGGCCCTTTATATCTGGGGCGGCGATGTGATCCGCGGTTTTGCTTTTGCCATGCTGTTCGGATCGGTGATCGCGGTGTATTCGACCATCTTTGTCAGCGCGCAGGTCGTGCTGTGGCTGGGCGTCAAGCGCGATTGGGAGAAAAAGACCGATACCGGCCCCTCGGGCACGCAGTTCACGACCTCGGCTGAGTAA
- the ccmA gene encoding heme ABC exporter ATP-binding protein CcmA, with amino-acid sequence MLKVTNLACSRGGVPVLTGVSFTLAPGEALVLRGPNGAGKTTLLRVLAGLQPADAGEMTMQAGDSAYASHADGVKSALTVRENLQFWASLYGLPLPDAVLVDFDIAHLEHRLAGNLSAGQKRRLGLARLGVIGRKILFLDEPTVSLDRQSVARFGAWVRDRHLAAGGIAVIATHIDLGLEAREMDITAFRADPSRPEGRAAQSDEAFL; translated from the coding sequence ATGCTGAAGGTCACAAACCTTGCGTGCAGCCGGGGCGGTGTTCCGGTGCTAACGGGGGTCAGCTTCACGCTGGCCCCTGGCGAGGCTCTGGTCTTGCGCGGGCCCAACGGCGCGGGCAAGACCACACTTTTACGCGTTCTGGCCGGGTTACAGCCGGCAGATGCGGGCGAGATGACAATGCAGGCCGGCGATAGCGCCTATGCCAGCCACGCCGATGGCGTGAAATCCGCACTGACGGTGCGTGAAAATCTGCAATTCTGGGCCAGTCTTTACGGCCTCCCGCTGCCTGATGCGGTGCTGGTCGATTTCGACATTGCCCATCTGGAACACCGTTTGGCCGGGAACCTCTCGGCGGGCCAAAAGCGCCGCCTTGGCCTTGCGCGTCTCGGTGTCATTGGGCGCAAGATCCTGTTTCTCGACGAGCCGACCGTCTCGCTTGACCGCCAATCGGTCGCGCGGTTTGGCGCTTGGGTCCGCGATCGTCATCTGGCGGCGGGCGGCATTGCTGTCATTGCGACCCATATCGACCTTGGCCTTGAGGCGCGCGAGATGGATATCACGGCCTTTCGCGCCGACCCGTCCCGCCCCGAGGGGCGCGCCGCCCAAAGTGACGAGGCCTTCCTATGA
- the ccmB gene encoding heme exporter protein CcmB, with amino-acid sequence MIALLLRDLRLAVRAGGGFGLALAFFLIVIVMVPFGIGPQIELHARVAPGILWVGALLAALLSLDRIFALDHEDGALPLIATAPIPLEGVTLVKALAHWLTTSLPLVIIAPFLGVLMNLPVAGFGWLSLSLLLGTPALSMIGTFGAALVVGIRRGGLLMSLLVLPLYVPTLIYGAEVARRGAEGFPLVTPLLMLVAISLGSVALLPFAAAAVLRVNLR; translated from the coding sequence ATGATCGCGCTGCTGCTGCGGGATTTGCGTCTGGCGGTGCGGGCAGGCGGCGGCTTTGGCCTGGCGCTTGCGTTTTTCCTGATCGTGATCGTCATGGTGCCCTTTGGCATCGGCCCTCAGATCGAGCTGCACGCCCGCGTCGCCCCCGGTATTTTGTGGGTTGGCGCGCTGCTGGCGGCGCTGTTGTCGCTGGACCGGATTTTCGCGCTGGATCACGAGGATGGCGCGCTGCCGCTGATCGCGACCGCGCCGATCCCGCTGGAAGGCGTCACGCTGGTAAAGGCGCTGGCGCATTGGCTGACCACCAGCCTGCCGCTGGTGATCATCGCACCGTTCTTGGGTGTGCTAATGAACCTGCCGGTTGCGGGCTTTGGCTGGCTTAGCCTGTCGCTGCTGCTGGGCACGCCCGCTTTGTCGATGATCGGCACATTTGGCGCGGCTTTGGTCGTGGGCATCCGCAGGGGCGGCCTTTTGATGTCGCTGCTGGTGCTGCCCTTGTATGTGCCGACTTTGATCTACGGGGCCGAAGTCGCCCGTCGCGGGGCCGAGGGTTTTCCCCTTGTGACCCCTTTACTTATGTTGGTGGCGATCAGCCTGGGCAGTGTTGCACTGCTGCCATTCGCCGCCGCCGCCGTGCTGCGGGTCAATCTGCGGTGA
- a CDS encoding heme ABC transporter permease, whose amino-acid sequence MSIWEYANPTKFLKTTQPIMPWLVGAGIALLVVALTWGFFFTPDDFRQGSTVKIIYVHVPAAMLAINAWVMMLVASLIWLIRRHHVSALAAKAMAPIGIVLTVMGLVTGAVWGQPMWGTWWAWDPRLTSFLILFLFYLGYVALWAAIEDPDTAADLTSILCIVGSVFAVLSRYAASFWNQGLHQGASVITMDQNTEVSNVFYQPLLLSIAGFFLLVLGLLLMRTGTEIRKRRARALLNRQTREGA is encoded by the coding sequence ATGTCGATCTGGGAATATGCAAATCCAACCAAGTTCCTGAAAACCACGCAGCCGATCATGCCGTGGCTGGTCGGGGCTGGCATTGCGCTGCTGGTGGTGGCGCTGACGTGGGGGTTCTTCTTCACGCCTGATGACTTCCGTCAGGGCTCGACCGTCAAGATCATCTATGTCCATGTGCCCGCCGCGATGCTGGCGATCAATGCCTGGGTGATGATGCTGGTCGCCTCGCTGATCTGGCTGATCCGCCGTCACCATGTCAGCGCGCTGGCCGCAAAGGCGATGGCGCCGATTGGTATCGTGCTGACCGTCATGGGGCTGGTCACCGGCGCGGTCTGGGGCCAGCCGATGTGGGGCACATGGTGGGCCTGGGACCCGCGTCTGACCTCGTTCCTGATCCTGTTCCTGTTCTATCTGGGCTATGTTGCCCTCTGGGCCGCGATTGAAGATCCCGATACCGCCGCCGATCTGACCTCGATCCTGTGTATCGTGGGTTCGGTCTTTGCCGTGCTGTCGCGCTATGCCGCAAGTTTCTGGAACCAAGGCCTGCACCAGGGCGCCTCGGTCATCACGATGGATCAGAATACCGAAGTCTCGAACGTCTTTTATCAGCCGCTGTTGCTGTCGATTGCCGGTTTCTTCCTGCTTGTGCTGGGCCTTTTGCTGATGCGCACCGGCACTGAAATCCGCAAACGCCGCGCCCGTGCGCTGCTGAACCGTCAAACCCGCGAAGGAGCATGA
- the ccmD gene encoding heme exporter protein CcmD — protein MPDLGRYAVAVLSAYGVSLALLIGITWLSIAQHIKARRTLRDIEGKDEN, from the coding sequence ATGCCGGATCTGGGTCGTTATGCCGTTGCCGTTCTGTCTGCCTATGGCGTCTCGCTGGCGCTGCTGATCGGCATCACTTGGCTGAGCATCGCGCAGCATATCAAGGCGCGCCGCACCCTGCGCGATATCGAGGGTAAGGATGAAAATTAA